ACAGTTCATTTTGAAGTGAAGTAGCCAACTACCTGTAGTAATATTGCTTAGCCTAACTTGACTTTGTGGTGTCATTCATTGAGCAAACGTGAGAAATGCTCAGCTCACCCTGCATGGGCAGGCCACAGAAGCCTGGAAGTGACCTACGAGGCAAGAGTAGGAACTCTGTTGAGGCCTGTTCTCATCCCACTTAATGTTTGCTTCCCCACTTAGTTTCCACACATTAATCAACCAATCAAAAGGCATTTACTGAATGACTACTAAAGGTACCAGAAACTGAGGCTATCCAGAATGTCTTAACTCAGGATGATTTTCTTATTCACATGGACTCTTTCTTAGTTACTGAAAGTCCTCCACATTGCCCTGCCCTTTCAGGTTTGTGGAGTCTGCCTGCTCCTTAGGAATGGGGAAACTATCTCATTCATCCTGATTCTCCAATTGTTGGTCAATACCTACTTTCCAGGATGCTGGGATGAACAATGGGCTGAATGTTGGAATTCTAAAGCATTCCTCTGTCCTTCCTCATCCCAGCTCTACAGAGGTTTGGCCATGAAGAATTTCTACCCATTCTAAACTCTTCTGAGTACAAGATTATAGGTAGTAAATTAGGTGAATTTAGAACTACTTAGCTGGAAAGAAATGTGTTTCCTCAGTCAGGGTATGGATCCAACGAGATTGAAAATAGACCAGTTTAAGCTGTAAATTGTTTCCTCTTGAAACTTCCCCACACTTCTCATGATAAATTCCTCCACTCCCTGGGTGGCTAACCGCTCTGAACCAGTTTGTCAGAGAAATAGTGTGACAGCCTTCCTGACCACTCCCAAAGCCTGGCTTCCCAGTCATGGCAGAAGATTGCCCCTTTCCATCCCCGCTCCCACCCCTGGATCCAGATTGCACCCTCAGATTGAGATAAGGACTGAAGGATctgtgatcatttaaaaattaatctaagTCATCCAGAATACATATAGGaagtttaagaaacaaaaaaacaaaagccagctCCTATAATCTCATTTTGATCTAGTCAAGTAGAGGATACCTTTGAGGGTGTCTTACATAGGCAGCTTACTCTGCGTATGtaggaagtaagtcagaaaatagCTTTAAACAGTAGGCACTGGATCAGCTTAGAGGAATGTcagttgcattttaaaaattgagagacAGCTCCTGGTTCCTCCAGGAcagcatttccatttccattcacCTGTCCTACAGAGGTACCCACTCTCTCTGCTGTTTCTCTCTCTACTGTTGGTGTGTTCCACCTTGATAGGACGGTCATAGACACATGGCCAGAGATAAGCAGAGGCTGCAATTACTTCTACaaagccacccccccacccccaatcctaCGGGAGATACAAAGCTTATCCTTGTTTTGAGTCTGCTGATTAATTTGGTGATTGCTCCCTTGAGGCTGTGATGAACAATAGACTGGATCTTGAAATTCGGAAGCAtccctctgctctttttttttttttttttttgtacttgcCATGTggccatgcgggatcttagttcccctacaagggatcgaacccgtgccccctgcattgggagtgtagagttttaaccactggactgccagggaagttcccctctGTTCTTCTTCACCCTAGCTCTGCAGAGGTTTGGCTGTGAAGAATTTCTACCTATACTAAATTCTTCTTGGTATAACAAAATTATAGGGAGTAAATTGGGTGGATTTAGAACTATCTAGCTGGAAAGAGAATTATCTACCTTGCTAAGAAGCACCTTTACCATCTATACAGCTTGACTGTCATACATTACCCGATATGATCAAGatcccttcctcccactccccTGGATGGAGAATTCTGAGCCCAGGAACACCCAAAATGTGCCAAGCAAGGCTAGGAAGGCTGGGGATTAgggctaacatttattgtgtaCCTTAACTACGTGACAGACAGTTCTAGGTGCTTTATATAGTGTTATTTTATTAGCAAACTGAGGTTCAAAAAAGTTTTACATGCCTCAATTCACAAGGATAGAAAGTGTTAGAATCAGGATTTTAAATAGAGAACTTCAGATTGAGGTCAGCTGATGGTGGCGTCCTGTGGTGGAGGTGTAGTTCTAGCTGTCTGCTTTTTCTGAGGGTGATATGGCCCCCCATGGGGCATTGGATAACGTGTTATTACATCTCAGTCTGTTGGTATGTGGAGCAGTCATTTTGCTTATTATGTCCTTTGAGAATTAACCTGTTTGGAGACTCTTCTCCTTGTACAGAGTAGTGTCTGAAGGTGGGTGGTTTTACCCTGGAGGAGGtcttagactgtttatttgaaaataagtaaaCCTTCCATAGCTCCGTAGTAAATGGCCTGGTGGTGAGAACTAGAATAGGGCATCTGATGGCCTGGGTTCTAATCTCAATTTTACCACTATTTTGTGGTGTGACCCTGGACAGTTATCTAACCTCagtgtgcttcagtttcttttctgtCAACTAGATAAAATAATATCAGCCCTAACTACTTTCTAGGGGTGTTGAGAGGGTAATTGAAATAGCACTTAAAAGGGCTACGAGGAATTACCTCACGAGTATTACCTCAGAATCCATCTACCTTAGATAATTGTATGGTTTAGGCATTTAAAGTCTTTCCTGTTCTTGATTAATAATTTGCCCTGGCTATGTATCTGAAAATGAGTTGGCTTCCATAGACCCCTTTTTTCCCCACCTTCTCCTATAGCCTCTTCTTGTTGCAATTACACCTCATAAAATGCAATGTGCCGCCACCAGTCCCCCACTGCTTCCTGTTTTTTTATAAGGATGCCATACACTTGTATAGCTTTTTACAGTTTACAGAGATTTTATATACGTTAGCTCATTTAATACAGCATGATGAGGtagttattattttcctcattttatagatgaggaaacagattagAGGTGTTCAATGACTTACTCTAGGTAGCTGAAGTATGTGAATTACTGAAGTAGCTGAACAAGGCCGTGAACTTAGGCCTGCTGACAAATATTCACCTAGGGCCCTTTTCACCATTCCACAGATTTTtgcatcctttcttcctttcctttcctttcctctctggacCAAACCAGGCTTTTCCGTGCTTTCAGCTCTGGGTGTTTTTACACAGCtctttcatgttctgtgatactTCAATTATTGTAATTACCCCACCACCTGAAAAAGTCAAGCTGGCATGGTAAAACAATGCGTGCCCAGGTATGGCTGTTGTCTGGGACAGCTGCTCCCTGCCAGGAAAATGAGGACggagggaagggtggaggaggggagctgCCTCCTCAAGCCGAGCTAGAAACCTGTCTTTGCCTTTTGGTTGTTGTTGCCATGGAAGGGGAAGAAGGACTAGCCTGAGGGCATAGGCATGAGAAGGGAAAACGAAAACTCTGTACTTCTGCTCCTAGTTTTGGGCTCCAAAGCCAATGGGTAGAGATGCTATGGATAGGTATTTGGACTCCTAGCTATGACCCAAAGCCAGGTGCCTTGATTTCTCAAATAtctgagaacaaagaaacagaggagCATGGGGCTTGGGGCATTGAGAGGCAAGGTGAACCCAGTCCAGAGTGGTCAGTTTGGTTCAGTTTGCTCCAGCAAGACTTAAAGAGCAAAAGGGAAAGGAATCATGGCTACGATTGCTAGGAGGTTGTGCACCTAACAACAATAATCATAATGCTGATAAAAAGACACTTGagggccgcggagcggctgggcccgtgagccatggccgctgagtctgcgcgtctggagcctgtgctccgcaacgggagaggccacaacagtgagaggcctgcgtaccgggaaaaaaaaaaaaaagacatttgaattACTATGCATTCAGTcctcaaaaatgatttttaattcagTAGTCCAAGCACCTTTTGGTCCAGGGCTGGCAAAAACGGGCAGTAGTCCCCAGTGGCATATGAGTTGGTGACTATTTAACTGGCCCACCTAGAAGGACTAAATGATCTAGACTGAGCGACTTGTGGAACACTGAAAGGATCTCAGGGATGTCCCTTTTCCCTTGTTTGGCATCCTAAACacgttcttcttttctttctccactctACCCCCGCCTCTTATATTCACGCAATCTGTGGCTCTGGACCAGGTGGAGAGATGGAACCGCCGTGATCAGAAGCTTCTGGAGGCAGTGCAGCGGGGGGACGTGGGATGTGTGGCTGCCCTGGCCTCCAGGAAATCTGCCCGACCCACCAAGCTAGACTCGAACGGCCAGTCCCCGTAAGTAAGCCTTCTTGATCCTCACCCTTGGTATGTGGCTCTCTTTAAAAACCCAAACCCCAGTATGATGTAAGACCAGGAAATGCCTACAACGTCAGAGCCCTTTTTTGTCTTAATTAGCAAGTATATCAATAAATCTTTGCTACATATCAAGTGCTGCACAAAGTGGGGGAAGAAGATATTGTCCCTGAGGTCCACACACCTCATGACCCACATCAACAAAATTGACCAAAAAAGGACATAAAGCCcatgaaacaaatggaaaactgAAACATACACTAAATAGAGTATTTCTTCATTGTACAAATAGGAGGGTGTGTATGCTTGAGAAATTAGGAGTGCAGTGGTGGCCATGAGAGTCATGTGGCTAGAAGGAGTGATTAGAACAAGAGGGATATTAGCCCTTGTCTCTTCCCAAGTCAGCCTGCAAATGTCCAGCCCTCTGCTCTGGCCCACTCTGTAACACTTCCAGTCTGCTAAGTGTCCTGTGCTGAGTTACAGGTAATTATGTGTTCCCTGGACGCCCCTGCAGTACTCTGAGATTGCTTGAGACCTGTAGCTCTTATTCCTACCTTTGCTCCCAGCCTCCTCTGAAGTTTTAACAGTAGGCCATTTATATAGGCTTCTCTTTCTCAGAAAGTCAGGCTACGGGAGCTTCCCTCTCTGCTTTTGGGATTGGCTTCGGGGTGACGGAGCTTAGTAGGCAGTGCTTATTAAGGTTCTCCCATTCCTCATCCCCTGGTCCCTTCATCCTTCTGCCTCTCGGCGTTGATTCTGGCAGGTTTCATCTGGCAGCCTCCAAAGGCCTGACAGAATGTCTGACTGTACTACTTGCAAATGGGGCTGACATCAACAGCAAGAATGAGGATGGTGAGTTAGACTAAAGCACTGGGTCATGCTGCTTGCTTTTCCCTTTACAGCAGcagtcggggggtggggggccagTGCTGGGCCCTGCTGGGGGTTCCAACTGTAGCCCTCCTGCTTCTCTCCTCATAAGTTCTGGCCAGTCTCCTTCCAGGGGTTCCGCTCCCTGCAAGCTGGGCCTACCTCACCCCCATTCCCACCTCCACCGCAGGTACCAGGCACTTGGGGAACAGGAATTTCTGGCCCCATGTGGCTGAGAGCCTCTCTCTCTAATCTCCCTCTGATTATATGTGCGTCTCTTGCCTTCCCTCCCTGTGAGTCATCGGTATGCATGGGGCCACCCacactccctctccccttctttcgCTTCCCAGGGAGCACCGCCCTGCACTCGGCCACTATTTCCTGCCAGCCACAATGTGTCAAGGTCCTGCTGCAGGTAAGAGCAACCTCTGATACTACTCCtgtgaaaggaagaagaggaccCGGAGATGCCTTACTCTGTCTTGTACTCACAAGCAATATTTGGTCAAATGTCCCCCTCTCATTCCCAATAAGAGAGCTAGTAATCACTTATTCATTAGTTCGCCAACATTTGTTTAACACCTGCTATGTGCAGACACCCTGCTTAATGCTGCCCTTGAGGGCATGTCGTAAAGCAGCGTTGCCAGGGACTGACTGCCAGTCAGTTAATATGCATGTATTGAGCTCAGCCACTGGCAGAGGCACTGCAGAGACTAACTGCTGTGATGATGGGCTGGTGGAAGGATGGCAGAGGTGTTCGCATTAAACCCAAGGCCTGCTGTCTGTTTTGAGGAGTTTGTGGTGTAGGAGTACAAAGAGAAATATACATGTGAAATGACATATGGACAGTTCAGAAATAAGTCTCCCAAAGTTCAAAGGCACAGTTCAACAGGCCACTGTGCAAATGGATGTTCTGCTTTGTTCTTCCTGGCCCTTTCCAAGTTTCCCAGTTATGATCCTAAAATACCAGACATAGACTCAGGTGTCATTTTCCCCAACATGTTTATTTACCTATAATATGATTTTTCTTAGGCCCTAGGTTTATGAACCAGGGCTGAAATTCAAGGCTGCCTATCACCTGCAAGGAATAAATTGGACTTGCCTAGTAGGTAGCCAAAGTCAtggccctcctgcccctccccacagtaCTGTGAAAGCTGGTGACCCAACAGGGGGTTATGGGATGAGAATGTTAACACCACGCTCCATGCTGCTTCCCTTTGTGGCTGTTTGCAGCATGGTGCCAATGAAGATGCTGTAGATGTGGAAAATCGTACTCCATTACACTGGGCAGGTGTGTGCCAGGGGACTGGTGGGAAACAGGGCTGCAGGGACcagaggatggggagggagggggggataaCATTTGGCGGGAAGAGCAGGCCAGAGCTGACTGCTGAAATGGTCGGAGGGAATGCTGCGTCATGGTCTGACTAGGTGTCCTTCCTGCTTCCCCTTAACCCGATGATCCCGCAACCCTCCGTAGCCTTCTCTGGCTGTGCCTCAAGTGTGCTCCTCCTGTGTGATCACGAAGCCTTCCTGGATGTCCTGGATAATGTGAGTGTCAGCTGGGCAGCTGGGCAGGGCCCTACATGGGGAGACTGCTGCTTTCTCTGAACTTAATTAGCCAAGTTCCATGACCAGGGGTTGTGTAGCaccacctcctcttccttctccccatgcccttcctcctcttccacacagagaggttaaggctTATCTTCTGGAGAGCTTCTAACCCTCTGAGAAGGAGTATTTAGCCCCAGGATTGGGGCTTTTTCCTGGAGAGGTGCGGGAACAGGAGAGTTGGTTGCATTGTGTCAAAGCCCTGGTTCCCCCGGTTCCTCATGAACCCCCTTCCCACAATCTGTGCAGGATGGACGTACACCCCTGATGATTGCATCGCTGGGTGGTCATGCAGCTATCTGCTCACAGCTACTGCAGAGAGGCGCCCGGGTTAATGTCACTGACAAGAATGACAAGTGAGCCTTCCCCGTCTTCCTACCCCAAATCCCGACCCTGACCAATATAGAAAGGAGCCACTgggcaaagtgtgtgtgtgtgtgtgtgtgtgtgtgtgtgtgtgtgtgtgtgtattggggaaGAAGGCAGGTTGGTCTCTGTTTTCTTGGGAACCTCTCTTCTTCGCAGTGGTGGTTCAGAAGAGCACTGCTTGTTGCTTCACTGTTTTCCTCTTGGTGAGTTGAGAACGTTTTCCTTATACTTTCCTATGCTGTTGCTGACACTGCCATCTTCCTAGCATAGGTGTCTCTGGAAGTAGAATCAATACCTCTGGATCCACTAGTTTAATTTACTGGTTTTCGAACTATCTTCTAAGCAATGGAATACTTTTTCCCCAGTAAAGAATTTATGCAGaacctcaatatataaagcaGATGGAAGTGGAGCCCTTCCAATTGGCCCCCTGCTTTCTGATGCTACAGCTCCAAGGAATGACATTTGAAAAGTTCTGGTCTGGCCTCATGCTTTGTCACTGGCTGGTGTTGGTCTGTGGTTCTCCTGACCACACTGAGTGAGAGCTGACCTTGTGAGTGGATTTTTTGAAACCAGGACTCCTGGGTTCCATGAGAAAAGCTTATGCTCAGATTTGTCCCAACCCATAGATCGGCTCTGATCCTGGCCTGTGAAAAAGGCAGCACTGAGGTGGCTGAACTGCTCCTGAGCTATGGAGCAGATGCAGGGGCGGTGGACAGCACGGGGCATGATGCTTTGCATTATGCTGTACGCACACAAGACAAGATGCTGTGGAGGCTGCTGCGGCAGACCCTGAACCGGCAGGGGCGGGGAGGTAAAGCCAATACCCTTTTGTAACTTCAAGATGCTCCTCGATAGCCTTAGAATCAGAGAAGCGTCTTAGAATCCCATTTGTTTCCATGGCAATAATAATTGTCACTTTAGTTGAGAGTTTACTTATTTACTGCTGCTGCTATGAGATGACTCCAAATTCCCAAAAGCACAGTCACAAAATTCTTCAAAGCAGCCTTGTCTCTCACTGAAGGCAACTCTGGCTAGTACTATTGCTAGCATTTACGAGTTGCAATTGTACATCTATTTATGTGATTTGGTggtcaatctctctctctcccctactaGACTGTAACCCCCTCAGATGACAGGCCATCTCTGTTTTGCTCACCATTGAGGTCCTGGTGCctataacagtgcctggcacagtgtccaataaataagtgagtgaatgaaatgaatgagCTGGCATATCTCTGAGATAGGCAATGAAGGTTGCTGGACAGCTAGGGATCCATCAGATAGGGGTGGCTTTCCCTATTCGACATGTGTGGTAAAGGATTAACACTGAGGGGCCACTCCTTTCAGAGAAAGTCTGAAGGCAGAGTGTGGGCTAGAAGCACGTGGGCCCTGTCTCCTCTCTCATTTTCCCCATGTCTTTTCATACAGGTCAGGAGTTAGTTCAACACCCAGATCTTGCATCCCAGGTAAGACCCTAAGTGCCTTCTCCTTTCGCTTCTGACCCACCCCAGGCTTTCCTGCTGGGATATCTCCCAGGCAGTGATCACCGGGGCATCGAGACAATCTAAGAGAAGAAAGGCCCTCTTGGGCTAGCTGCCTGGGTTTACTTCActgctcctttttctccatagGCCTCCCCATCTGAGCCTCAGGTGGGTTCTCCACCTAAGAGCCCATGGAGAGCAGAGCCTGAGGAggagcaggaggaagaagaggatgaaGATCCCTGTTCAGAGGAGTGGAAGTGGAAGTACGAAGAGGAGCAGAGGAAAGTTTCCCAGTTGGAGCAGGAGCTGCTGCGAAATACGGAAGAGCGTAAGGCTCAATCTGCAGCTTATCTGGGCCTGGAGAGCCAGATTCAAGAACAGGTTCGGGAGCTGGGGCTCCTCCTATCACAAGAGCCCGGAACTCCGGGAGACCTGCGCTCTAGTCTCCGGCCTGGAGGAGATGGCATGGAGCAGGGTTGTACCCTCGACCTGCTGGCTAAGTGCGTACAAGAGCTAAAGAAGCAGCAACAGTCAGCAGCCGCAGCTGCAGCAAAGCCAGTATTAGCTTCCAAGAAGGCTGAGGATTCAGCTGGAGGGGTGATCCAGTATGACGCCCATGGAAGGTCCCAACCAGAACAGGAGCCACCCCACAGCCCAAGGTCTGAGACCATTGGGAGATCCACAGGACAGCAACCCACCGCCAATGGTGGGCAGGCCCTCAGCCCTGATCACACTGACCAACTGCATGCTGGCCAGAAGCcgaggccccaggccccaggggctGAACCAACAGGCACAGTGGCTGAACCACTGCACACAGCAGCCATGAACCAGCTCCTGCTACAGCTGAGGGAGGAACTGGCTGCGGTGTGGCGAGAAAAGGATGCAGCCCGGGGGGCTTTATCAAGACCAGACCTGGAGGGAGCTGTGGGGACGTCCCGGGCtgaggctgcagcagcagcctgggAGAAGATGGAGGCCAGGTTGGAGCAGGTGCTGGTGAGGCTGGATCGGGCAAAAGCAGGATTACAGATGAAACCTGAGGCCCCTGCCCAGGAGCCCAGAGAGGGATCCCCAAaggcaggcccaggggccatcACCAAAGAGggtgaagggaaggaggaagggactcCTGGGGCCTGGGGAGAGCCTCTAGGGATGCCTGGAGGGGAACAGATGCCAGGAGGCCGCCTGGCGGAGGGACAGCTGGAGAAGGAGGTGTCAGCCCTGAGGCTGAGCGACAGTAACTTGCTGCAGGAGTTGGGGGAGCTGGGCCAGGAGCGGCAGTGGTTGCAGGGGGAGCTGCCGTCCCTGAGCCAGCGGCTACAACGGGAGTGCATGCCCAAGCCAGAGGCGCAGGTCCAGCTACAGCGGGAGTGCGTGCCCAAGCCAGAGGTGCAGGTCCAGCTACAGCAGTTGCAGTGGAGCATGGGGCTGCTGACAGATGAACTGGCCCTGGAGAAGGAGGCCACCGAGAAGTTGCGGAAGCGCCTGGCctcccagagcagaggcctccgggGACTGTGGGACTGCCTGCCCCCAGACTTGGTGGGCAGGGGGAGCGCACGGTGCCCAGCGGCCGATCGCCTGGAGGAGCTGCAGGCCTGCGTCAGCGCCCTGGTGGCCAGGCACCGCGAGGCCCAGCAGGTGCTGGCTCGGCTAGAAGAGGAAAACCAGCAGCTGCGGGGCTTCCCTGCCCGATGTGGGGAACCGGGCGCCTCCTCAGAGGCCTCAGCGTCCCCCCAAGTTGAAGCTCTGGAGCAAGACCTGGGGAAGCTGGAGGAAGAGCTGCGGGCGGTTCAGGCCACGATGAGCGGGAAGAGCCAGGAGATCAGGAAGCTGAAGCAGCTGCTCTACCAAGCCACGGAGGAAGTGGCTGAGCTGAGGGCCCGGGAGGCGGCCGGTCTGCAGCAGCACGAGCAAACTCGGGGCTCACTGGTGGCCCAGGCCCGGGCTTGGGGCCGGGAGCTAAAGGCCCTGCTGGAAAAGTATAATACGGCCTGCAGGGAGATGGGACGGCTGCGGGAGGCGGTGGCCGAGGAGCGGCGCAGGAGCGGGGACCTGGCCGCGCGTGCGGCGGGGCAGGAGCGCCAGGCCAGCGAGCTGCGCGGGCGGTCCGAGCAGTTGGAGAAAACGGCGGAGCTGCTGAAAGAGAAGGTGGAGCATCTCATCGGGGCTGGCCGGGACAAGGAGGCCAAGGTGAGCAGACCGGGTAGCCGAAGGGAGCATCAGGGCAGGTTTGTGTGTTTAGGATTGGCTGACCGGAATCTATCTTTGGTTCGTCCGATTAATACCCCAAACAGAACACCAGTCATTTGCAAGGACTGCAATACgttctcctgggtctgagggggtcTGGGATTGAGATTGGAGGTGAGGTAAGTTATAAATACAAGAGAGAAGGGGGTTTAGGTATTAGAATTTGGGACGCAGGGTTCAGAAGCAGTGTGGTCAGGGCTACCACCATTGGGGTACTATGGTTTAATCGGCATTTTGACTTAGGTAATGTATTAGCCTGCGAAGACAGCGGATGCTGTGGTGAGTCGCTGTGGTTTTGCTAGGGTTCTGAGGAGGTGCCTGGGCTAGGGGTTGCTGACGGGTTAAGAGAAGTAGACTAGACTGTagttcctttctcccctcccactTCAGTCAGAGTGGGCTCTACAAAAGATTTCCATTGGCAAAGAGGGTGCCaatgcagagaaaaacaaaagtttgaaaaccattgtgTTAGATACCCGAGTTTCCTAATGATTGCTCCAAAGGTGAATGAATATAAGTCTACAGGCTTCCAACAGACATGTTTTACAAATTCAAAAACATCAATTTACAAATGAATTTAGTAATTGTAGAACTACCTGTGCAGTGAGTGAATTCAGACTTATCAAAGTTTGTGTACATGATCAAATTTggaaggattaaaaaatatagggaatatatattttacagaCTATAAAGGACATAAAAATAGAAGGAATGTTATACAGAATAGGAATCAGTGTGGGGTGGGGCTAATTAAAGAAAGGAATTTTCTGTTGGTGTTGAAGGGGAAGATAAAAGTAGACAAATGAGCAAAAAAAATAGTGTAGTGGGCTCCGAACTGAGGTTGTCTGCATTTGAATTTCAATTTCAAAACGAActgattgggaattccctggcggtccagtggttaggactcctggcttccactgcaggtggcctgggtttgacccctggtcggggaactaagatcccacaagctgcacggtgtggccaaaaaaaaaaaaaaaaacaaaaaaaccaaaactgattGATCTTGGGTGAGttatctaagcctcagttttctcatctataagatgCGGATAAtaacagagttgttgtgaggattacattaAATAagacattatatttaaaataggacaATTTTTGGTAAATGGCTGGTACTCAGTAGAAGTTAGCTAGTTTTATTATTCCTACTACCACTATTCCTATTACTGCTGGTTATCATTAACTGCATTTGTACCTCAGTCTCACAAACCACAGAAACTCATCTCCATTTCCCTCAGTGGTCAGTAGGTCAAAGTAGGTCAGGATCCAGTACAGAGTTAAGAGTGTGTCCCATGAATTCAAAGAGATCTTGGTTCAAATTATGATTTcatcacttattagctgtatgaTTTTGACAAATGACTTAACTCAGCCACCTTATCtacaaaatgtgaataataatactTCCCTCAGAGAAGGATTGTTCTTCTCAGAACAGAAGAAGAGCTGTTTTGAGTATTAAGTGGGACAATGTGTGTAAAAGTATCTGGCAGATATTAACTACCCAATAAAAGGAAACTCACCTTGACTTTGGGTGGTGTTGGGGTGGGAAATGACTGGGGCCTCATtggttccttttctttcctttgacctCAGATCAAGGAATTGTTGAAGAAGCTGGAGCAGCTTTCAGAGGAGATTCTAGTAGTTCGGGGAGAAAATGCTCACCTTGCCCGACAGCTGCAGGTATGTCTGGCTCTCGGAGGAATGGACACTGCTAGAGAAGAGGGTGCACAGTGGAAGTGATGTACCTGTGGGAGAGATTCTGGGGATTCCAGAGGCCTGGCTAGGCAGTGGTCTAGGCTGAGCCAGTGATGGGCCAAGGGAGCCTACCTGGCACAGCTGAGCACTTCACTTCATTGTTCCTCATGCTTGGGGGATGAGGGTGAGTGTGAGAGGCTGGGCACATGACTTCCCATTGATGCTCACTCCCAGGATTC
This sequence is a window from Globicephala melas chromosome 1, mGloMel1.2, whole genome shotgun sequence. Protein-coding genes within it:
- the ANKRD35 gene encoding ankyrin repeat domain-containing protein 35 isoform X2 → MCQGPAAAFSGCASSVLLLCDHEAFLDVLDNDGRTPLMIASLGGHAAICSQLLQRGARVNVTDKNDKSALILACEKGSTEVAELLLSYGADAGAVDSTGHDALHYAVRTQDKMLWRLLRQTLNRQGRGGQELVQHPDLASQASPSEPQVGSPPKSPWRAEPEEEQEEEEDEDPCSEEWKWKYEEEQRKVSQLEQELLRNTEERKAQSAAYLGLESQIQEQVRELGLLLSQEPGTPGDLRSSLRPGGDGMEQGCTLDLLAKCVQELKKQQQSAAAAAAKPVLASKKAEDSAGGVIQYDAHGRSQPEQEPPHSPRSETIGRSTGQQPTANGGQALSPDHTDQLHAGQKPRPQAPGAEPTGTVAEPLHTAAMNQLLLQLREELAAVWREKDAARGALSRPDLEGAVGTSRAEAAAAAWEKMEARLEQVLVRLDRAKAGLQMKPEAPAQEPREGSPKAGPGAITKEGEGKEEGTPGAWGEPLGMPGGEQMPGGRLAEGQLEKEVSALRLSDSNLLQELGELGQERQWLQGELPSLSQRLQRECMPKPEAQVQLQRECVPKPEVQVQLQQLQWSMGLLTDELALEKEATEKLRKRLASQSRGLRGLWDCLPPDLVGRGSARCPAADRLEELQACVSALVARHREAQQVLARLEEENQQLRGFPARCGEPGASSEASASPQVEALEQDLGKLEEELRAVQATMSGKSQEIRKLKQLLYQATEEVAELRAREAAGLQQHEQTRGSLVAQARAWGRELKALLEKYNTACREMGRLREAVAEERRRSGDLAARAAGQERQASELRGRSEQLEKTAELLKEKVEHLIGAGRDKEAKIKELLKKLEQLSEEILVVRGENAHLARQLQDSQKNHEEIISTYRNHLLNAAQGYMEQDVYSILLRILSIQEE
- the ANKRD35 gene encoding ankyrin repeat domain-containing protein 35 isoform X1, translating into MKRIFSCSSSQVAVERWNRRDQKLLEAVQRGDVGCVAALASRKSARPTKLDSNGQSPFHLAASKGLTECLTVLLANGADINSKNEDGSTALHSATISCQPQCVKVLLQHGANEDAVDVENRTPLHWAAFSGCASSVLLLCDHEAFLDVLDNDGRTPLMIASLGGHAAICSQLLQRGARVNVTDKNDKSALILACEKGSTEVAELLLSYGADAGAVDSTGHDALHYAVRTQDKMLWRLLRQTLNRQGRGGQELVQHPDLASQASPSEPQVGSPPKSPWRAEPEEEQEEEEDEDPCSEEWKWKYEEEQRKVSQLEQELLRNTEERKAQSAAYLGLESQIQEQVRELGLLLSQEPGTPGDLRSSLRPGGDGMEQGCTLDLLAKCVQELKKQQQSAAAAAAKPVLASKKAEDSAGGVIQYDAHGRSQPEQEPPHSPRSETIGRSTGQQPTANGGQALSPDHTDQLHAGQKPRPQAPGAEPTGTVAEPLHTAAMNQLLLQLREELAAVWREKDAARGALSRPDLEGAVGTSRAEAAAAAWEKMEARLEQVLVRLDRAKAGLQMKPEAPAQEPREGSPKAGPGAITKEGEGKEEGTPGAWGEPLGMPGGEQMPGGRLAEGQLEKEVSALRLSDSNLLQELGELGQERQWLQGELPSLSQRLQRECMPKPEAQVQLQRECVPKPEVQVQLQQLQWSMGLLTDELALEKEATEKLRKRLASQSRGLRGLWDCLPPDLVGRGSARCPAADRLEELQACVSALVARHREAQQVLARLEEENQQLRGFPARCGEPGASSEASASPQVEALEQDLGKLEEELRAVQATMSGKSQEIRKLKQLLYQATEEVAELRAREAAGLQQHEQTRGSLVAQARAWGRELKALLEKYNTACREMGRLREAVAEERRRSGDLAARAAGQERQASELRGRSEQLEKTAELLKEKVEHLIGAGRDKEAKIKELLKKLEQLSEEILVVRGENAHLARQLQDSQKNHEEIISTYRNHLLNAAQGYMEQDVYSILLRILSIQEE